In Bacilli bacterium, a genomic segment contains:
- a CDS encoding glycoside hydrolase family 76 protein, translated as MKQIKSAWGELAESAQEELEASFWNDSIRMYNIRTPCPNGDCNSIFHYWWMAHAVDVLTDGYIRTGRAFYKERLLLLYEGLLERNGGLWTNNLYDDMEWMALAWLRVYLELGEERFKRAALTLWEDIRNGWNEHCGGGIAWQKTQIDYKNTPANAPAVILAARLYQIFGFEADLQWAQKIYNWQKRTLVDPDSGIVWDGINRNGDKMIDKEWKFTYCQGVFIGAGVELFRATGDRGYLEDAERTAAVAVKELSDSATGVLPAEGGGDGGLFKGIFVRYLADLALVKKSDDLVRLLFMNAKMMWKQGRCGNKVLFGVDWSSANSEIVELSTQLSGVMLLEMAAKLERAGITC; from the coding sequence CAGATAAAATCAGCCTGGGGAGAACTGGCAGAATCCGCCCAAGAAGAGTTGGAGGCGTCGTTTTGGAACGACAGCATCCGCATGTACAACATCCGCACGCCATGTCCCAACGGAGATTGCAATTCAATTTTTCATTATTGGTGGATGGCGCATGCCGTTGATGTTTTGACAGACGGATATATTCGAACCGGACGGGCCTTTTATAAAGAACGTTTGTTGCTGCTTTACGAAGGGTTGCTGGAACGCAACGGGGGATTGTGGACGAACAATCTGTACGACGATATGGAATGGATGGCTCTCGCATGGTTGCGTGTTTATCTGGAATTGGGGGAGGAGCGCTTTAAGCGGGCCGCTCTTACGCTTTGGGAAGATATTCGAAATGGTTGGAACGAGCATTGCGGCGGTGGTATCGCTTGGCAAAAAACGCAGATCGATTATAAAAATACGCCGGCCAACGCACCAGCCGTCATTTTGGCGGCAAGACTCTACCAAATTTTTGGATTTGAAGCTGATTTGCAATGGGCTCAAAAAATTTATAACTGGCAAAAGCGAACGCTTGTTGACCCGGACAGCGGCATTGTATGGGATGGCATAAACCGTAACGGCGACAAAATGATAGACAAGGAATGGAAATTCACTTATTGCCAGGGCGTGTTCATCGGAGCGGGCGTAGAATTGTTTCGCGCAACCGGTGATCGTGGTTATTTGGAAGATGCGGAAAGAACGGCTGCGGTGGCTGTTAAAGAACTTTCCGATTCAGCTACCGGGGTGTTGCCCGCGGAAGGAGGTGGCGACGGCGGCCTCTTTAAAGGTATATTCGTCCGATATCTGGCCGATCTGGCATTGGTGAAGAAATCAGACGATTTGGTTCGGTTGTTGTTCATGAACGCGAAAATGATGTGGAAACAGGGACGCTGCGGAAATAAAGTTTTGTTCGGAGTTGATTGGAGCAGCGCGAATTCGGAAATCGTGGAGCTTAGCACACAGTTGAGCGGTGTCATGCTTTTGGAAATGGCGGCCAAACTGGAGAGAGCCGGCATCACTTGCTGA